From Mytilus galloprovincialis chromosome 9, xbMytGall1.hap1.1, whole genome shotgun sequence, the proteins below share one genomic window:
- the LOC143044806 gene encoding uncharacterized protein LOC143044806 encodes MTNPNTFDSRTTVPTGHQCYSSSEQPIRSCKDRMKFVCNTASHNGTNSSWYESTHECFAHATTLIQFSPNQTDSFPKGIWLNYFRNMQLIQKSDEVVYYDGSIRCLVAIRHEETVLIKIVYCSDYYDDALCTMENTDGIFKAISTTKENTYAVTVYENDFDKTSSSMISYTQTDSAVEHQNLTEIHIINIFLLGGLLLVLIAVLWRAYLKFRVRCYEHATELASNQRTTEQPDSTVDDLDGSETFEVHYSVINDSSYM; translated from the exons ATGACAAACCCTAATACATTTGACTCAAGAACAACTGTTCCAACTGGTCATCAATGCTATTCTTCCAGTGAACAACCGATTCGCAGCTGCAAAGATAGGATGAAGTTTGTGTGTAATACTGCAAGTC ATAATGGAACAAATAGCAGTTGGTATGAATCTACACACGAATGTTTTGCACATGCCACTACCTTGATTCAGTTCAGTCCAAACCAAACTGATAGCTTTCCCAAAGGAATATGGCTCAACTATTTTAGGAATATGCAGTTAATACAGAAGTCGGATGAAGTCGTTTACT ATGACGGGAGTATAAGATGTTTGGTAGCAATTCGTCATGAAGAAACAGTCTTAATTAAGATAGTGTATTGTTCTGATTATTATGACGACGCACTCTGCACAATGGAAAATACAGATG gtATATTTAAAGCAATATCCACTACAAAAGAAAATACATATGCAGTAACAGTCTATGAGAATGATTTTGACAAGACATCATCATCGATGATCAGTTATACACAAACAGATAGCGCTGTTGAACATCAAA ATTTAACTGAAATTCATATAATAAATATCTTCCTTCTTGGAGGACTTCTTCTCGTTTTGATTGCAGTTTTATG GAGGGCATATCTAAAATTCCGAGTTAGATGTTATGAACATGCTACTGAACTTGCATCGAATCAAAGAACAACAGAGCAACCAGATTCTACTGTTGATGACCTTGACGGCAGTGAAACATTTGAAGTACATTACAGTGTCATAAATGATTCGAGTTACATGTAA